The nucleotide window GATCCGCTTTCCGCTTCCGTTGCCTTCATCGTCCATATCAGTATAAATAAAACCATACCGCTTGCTCATTTCGCTTGAAGAACAGCTGACGATATCCAGCGGTGCCCAGAAATAATATCCGCGCAGATCCACACCATCGGCAATGGCTTCCTTCATCTGTAAAATATGCTGGCGATAAAACTCAGGACGGTAAGGGTCATGAATCTGACTGTCTTCAGTCAGCTCATCAGCATACCCAATGCCATTTTCAGTGATATAAATTGGACATTGGTACCGATCATAAAACAGATTCAGAAACGTCCGCAGCCCCAGAGGATCGATGGACCAGCCCCATGGATTCGCCGGCAGCTCCGGATTTCGGAAACCCTCGTTTCCATTTTCATAATGCTGCTGATCACACAATCGCGTATAATAGTACGAAAAGCTGAAAAAATCACAGTGATTCTTTAATTTTTCAATTTCTTCCGTGGAAACCTCAATCTTGAATCCATGATCATCGAAAAAGCGATAAGCATATCCCGGAATTTTTCCGCGCAGCAGAACATCGCCGTAAAAATATTCCATCTGATTATGCTTCACCGTTGCAAGCACATCTTCCGGCTTGCAGGTTGCCGGATAGGCTGGGCCGCCGCACAGCATCATTCCGATTTGATTATCAGGATAGTGCTGATGAGCATAAGCCGTGATCCCTGCACAGGCGATCATTTCATTCATGACCCCCTGATATTTGGCTTCCATCAGATTCTCAACCTTATCCTGAGCTATGCCCAAATGATTAAACGATTCATGTGTGATCAAGTTAATCTGGTTCACAATAATCCATTTTTTAACGCGATCATGATAACGGTCCAATAATACTCTTCCGTATTTCTCGAAAAAACCAATCGTTTCTTTCGAATACCAGCCGCTGTAATTGACTGCCAGATTCAGCGGCATCTCATAATGCGACATCGTGATCATCGGTTCCATCCCATTGGCAAGGATTTCATCAATCAGCCGATCATAGAACCTCAAGCCTTCTTCATTCGGCTTTTCATCATCACCGTTGGGAAAAATCCGCGCCCAGTTGATCGAAGTCCGGAAAGCATTCAATCCTAATCCCTCTTTTCCCAGAAGTTTCAGATCTTCAGCATAGCGGTGATAAAAGTCAATTCCCCGGCGTTTGGGAAAATTCCTGGAATTCTCTTTAATCGCATTCGCAATATATGCAGTCGTTATTTCTTCATTATTTTTCTTGTCCACGGGTATATCGTTTCGAAACTCATTGATATCTGCCAGACACAGGCCTTTTCCGCCTTCAAGATAAGCTCCTTCCATTTGATTGGCGGCAAAACCGCCGCCCCATTGAAAGTGTTCGCCAAACTTTTTCTCAATCATCATTCATCATCCTTCTTTCAAAGCAAAATGATCAATTCTTCAACTAGGATATGAATGGTGTCTGCCGACATCATGAGATCTTCCGCGTGCATCAAGATCATTTTGATTTCGACCGGTTCATCATTGGCCTCCTGCTGGATTAATTTCGCATGAACCTTCTCCGCCTCAATCAGATTGGCATTGCCTTCTTCAAGCAAAGCTTTTGCGTTTGTTTTATCCGCCTGTTTGGCCTGCCGCAAAGCTTCAATAAAACAGGAACGAGCTTCTCCGGCATACGTAATGATCTGAAAACAGATCTCTTCGAATTGTTCTGCCGTCATTGTACGCCCATCACTTTCTTCGCCTCTTCCAGCACTTTTTTACCATCAACCTTCCCATAGGAAAGCATATCGATCAAGACGACAGGAATATCCGGAAATTCCTTAACCAAAGCATCATAGCTGAACCGCAGCTGCGGCCCCACCATCAAAATATCAATCATTCCTCGTTTTTCTTTAACATAAGCATTCCCAACCGCTTCAATGGTGCATTCAAAGCCTTGTTCCTGAGCCGCAGCTTTCATGCGTTTGACCAAAAGACTTGTAGACATTCCGCTTGCGCAGACTAACAGAATATTTTTCATCTTAACCTTCCTTTTCTTTTCAAAGAAAACGCCTTTGTACGCTGAAGAAGTGTCTGTAAACAGCTTCTCCTGCAAAATTAACTATTCAATAGCCGGTTGTTCTCCTTGTTCCTTTAACAGCTGTTTATCATACATTTTGACAAAAGGCAAATACAGAATAACATCTAGGACAATCAACAGGATCCAGACCACAGCCGCTTTCCAATCCAGTGTCGCTAAGGCAAGCTGAATCGGTGAAGGCAAAACCCAAGGGACATTGATGAACATTTTGCCAATCACATTGGTACTCATCAGGAAATAAAATATCGTTGTA belongs to Holdemania massiliensis and includes:
- a CDS encoding glycoside hydrolase family 1 protein yields the protein MMIEKKFGEHFQWGGGFAANQMEGAYLEGGKGLCLADINEFRNDIPVDKKNNEEITTAYIANAIKENSRNFPKRRGIDFYHRYAEDLKLLGKEGLGLNAFRTSINWARIFPNGDDEKPNEEGLRFYDRLIDEILANGMEPMITMSHYEMPLNLAVNYSGWYSKETIGFFEKYGRVLLDRYHDRVKKWIIVNQINLITHESFNHLGIAQDKVENLMEAKYQGVMNEMIACAGITAYAHQHYPDNQIGMMLCGGPAYPATCKPEDVLATVKHNQMEYFYGDVLLRGKIPGYAYRFFDDHGFKIEVSTEEIEKLKNHCDFFSFSYYYTRLCDQQHYENGNEGFRNPELPANPWGWSIDPLGLRTFLNLFYDRYQCPIYITENGIGYADELTEDSQIHDPYRPEFYRQHILQMKEAIADGVDLRGYYFWAPLDIVSCSSSEMSKRYGFIYTDMDDEGNGSGKRILKDSYYWAKKVIVSQGEDLE
- a CDS encoding PTS sugar transporter subunit IIB gives rise to the protein MKNILLVCASGMSTSLLVKRMKAAAQEQGFECTIEAVGNAYVKEKRGMIDILMVGPQLRFSYDALVKEFPDIPVVLIDMLSYGKVDGKKVLEEAKKVMGVQ
- a CDS encoding PTS lactose/cellobiose transporter subunit IIA, producing the protein MTAEQFEEICFQIITYAGEARSCFIEALRQAKQADKTNAKALLEEGNANLIEAEKVHAKLIQQEANDEPVEIKMILMHAEDLMMSADTIHILVEELIILL